Proteins encoded within one genomic window of Hemitrygon akajei chromosome 13, sHemAka1.3, whole genome shotgun sequence:
- the lap3 gene encoding cytosol aminopeptidase isoform X2, with product MSLAGCGKVPLRFLLRAGSGWNSLRFCRSNSGSKGLVLGVYEGGKVDESVQFTKAGEAFDFSISGRLKELLTISGPALKKGRSRIFYGLHQDFPHIVVVGLGDKNAGVNSLEQCDEGKENIRAAIAVGCRQLQDLEVTHVEVDPCGDAQCAAEGSVLGLFEYNELKKKKKTAVTVKPYGSLENEAWQRGVLYAEGQNLARHLMEAPANYLTPTSFAEIIQETLYSTSDNIKVHIRSKSWIEEQQMGAFLSVAKGSDEEPVFLEIHYNGSAVPSESPLVFVGKGITFDSGGISIKPASGMDAMRADMGGAATICSAIMTIASLKLPLNIIGVTPLCENMVNGRANKPGDVVRAKNGKTIQVDNTDAEGRLILADALCYAHEFQPKALVNAATLTGAMDVALGSAATGVFTNSDWLWERLKQASIVTGDRVWRMPLFQHYTRQVTESQLADLNNIGKYRSGGACTAAAFLREFVTVPHWAHLDIAGVMSNKDEVPYLRKGMAGRPTRTLVEFAVSLSQEDQKS from the exons GGCCTGGTCCTTGGTGTATATGAGGGAGGAAAAGTGGATGAATCTGTTCAGTTCACAAAAGCAGGAGAGGCATTTGACTTTTCTATATCTGGAAGACTTAAGGAACTTTTGACCAT ATCTGGTCCTGCACTTAAGAAAGGAAGAAGCCGGATATTTTATGGACTGCATCAG GATTTTCCCCATATTGTAGTTGTTGGTCTTGGTGACAAAAATGCTGGAGTTAATAGTTTGGAACAATGTGATGAAGGCAAAGAAAATATTCGAGCTGCTATAGCAG TTGGATGTAGGCAGTTACAAGATCTAGAGGTTACTCATGTGGAAGTTGATCCATGTGGAGATGCCCAGTGTGCAGCAGAAGGATCTGTTTTGGGTTTATTTGAGTATAATGAgctaaagaagaaaaagaaaacagcAGTCACTGTCAAACCATATGGAAg TTTGGAAAATGAAGCATGGCAAAGAGGAGTACTATATGCAGAAGGGCAAAATTTGGCTCGGCATTTGATGGAAGCACCAGCTAATTACTTAACTCCAACTAGCTTTGCAGAGATCATTCAAGAAACGCTGTATTCTACAAGTGATAACATTAAAGTGCACATAAG ATCCAAAtcctggattgaggagcaacaGATGGGAGCTTTCCTTAGCGTAGCCAAAGGTTCAGATGAAGAGCCAGTATTTTTAGAGATTCACTATAATGGTTCTGCAGTCCCCAGTGAATCACCATTAGTTTTTGTCGGAAAAGGTATTACATTTGACAG TGGTGGAATTTCAATTAAGCCTGCATCGGGTATGGATGCAATGAGAGCAGACATGGGAGGAGCTGCAACAATCTGTTCTGCCATAATGACTATAGCATCTTTGAAACTTCCCCTTAATATTATAG GTGTGACTCCATTGTGTGAGAACATGGTGAATGGCAGGGCAaataaacctggtgatgtggtgAGAGCAAAGAATGGGAAAACTATACAG GTGGATAACACTGATGCTGAGGGTCGTTTGATACTGGCTGATGCCCTTTGCTATGCACATGAATTCCAACCCAAAGCTCTTGTAAATGCTGCAACTTTAACAG GGGCTATGGATGTTGCCTTGGGGTCAGCAGCGACTGGAGTTTTTACCAACTCTGACTGGTTGTGGGAACGCCTTAAACAA GCTAGTATTGTGACTGGAGATCGTGTGTGGAGGATGCCACTTTTTCAACATTACACCAGACAAGTCACAGAATCACAACTAGCAGACCTGAATAACATTGGCAAATACAG GTCTGGTGGAGCATGTACAGCTGCAGCTTTCCTTCGAGAATTTGTAACGGTACCTCACTGGGCTCATCTTGACATAGCTGGTGTAATGTCAAACAAAGATGAAGTTCCTTATCTGCGCAAGGGAATGGCAGGAAGACCAACACGAACATTAGTGGAATTTGCAGTCTCCCTGAGCCAAGAAGATCAGAAATCATAA
- the lap3 gene encoding cytosol aminopeptidase isoform X1, with amino-acid sequence MSLAGCGKVPLRFLLRAGSGWNSLRFCRSNSGSKGLVLGVYEGGKVDESVQFTKAGEAFDFSISGRLKELLTISGPALKKGRSRIFYGLHQDFPHIVVVGLGDKNAGVNSLEQCDEGKENIRAAIAVGCRQLQDLEVTHVEVDPCGDAQCAAEGSVLGLFEYNELKKKKKTAVTVKPYGSLENEAWQRGVLYAEGQNLARHLMEAPANYLTPTSFAEIIQETLYSTSDNIKVHIRSKSWIEEQQMGAFLSVAKGSDEEPVFLEIHYNGSAVPSESPLVFVGKGITFDSGGISIKPASGMDAMRADMGGAATICSAIMTIASLKLPLNIIGVTPLCENMVNGRANKPGDVVRAKNGKTIQVDNTDAEGRLILADALCYAHEFQPKALVNAATLTGAMDVALGSAATGVFTNSDWLWERLKQASIVTGDRVWRMPLFQHYTRQVTESQLADLNNIGKYSRSGGACTAAAFLREFVTVPHWAHLDIAGVMSNKDEVPYLRKGMAGRPTRTLVEFAVSLSQEDQKS; translated from the exons GGCCTGGTCCTTGGTGTATATGAGGGAGGAAAAGTGGATGAATCTGTTCAGTTCACAAAAGCAGGAGAGGCATTTGACTTTTCTATATCTGGAAGACTTAAGGAACTTTTGACCAT ATCTGGTCCTGCACTTAAGAAAGGAAGAAGCCGGATATTTTATGGACTGCATCAG GATTTTCCCCATATTGTAGTTGTTGGTCTTGGTGACAAAAATGCTGGAGTTAATAGTTTGGAACAATGTGATGAAGGCAAAGAAAATATTCGAGCTGCTATAGCAG TTGGATGTAGGCAGTTACAAGATCTAGAGGTTACTCATGTGGAAGTTGATCCATGTGGAGATGCCCAGTGTGCAGCAGAAGGATCTGTTTTGGGTTTATTTGAGTATAATGAgctaaagaagaaaaagaaaacagcAGTCACTGTCAAACCATATGGAAg TTTGGAAAATGAAGCATGGCAAAGAGGAGTACTATATGCAGAAGGGCAAAATTTGGCTCGGCATTTGATGGAAGCACCAGCTAATTACTTAACTCCAACTAGCTTTGCAGAGATCATTCAAGAAACGCTGTATTCTACAAGTGATAACATTAAAGTGCACATAAG ATCCAAAtcctggattgaggagcaacaGATGGGAGCTTTCCTTAGCGTAGCCAAAGGTTCAGATGAAGAGCCAGTATTTTTAGAGATTCACTATAATGGTTCTGCAGTCCCCAGTGAATCACCATTAGTTTTTGTCGGAAAAGGTATTACATTTGACAG TGGTGGAATTTCAATTAAGCCTGCATCGGGTATGGATGCAATGAGAGCAGACATGGGAGGAGCTGCAACAATCTGTTCTGCCATAATGACTATAGCATCTTTGAAACTTCCCCTTAATATTATAG GTGTGACTCCATTGTGTGAGAACATGGTGAATGGCAGGGCAaataaacctggtgatgtggtgAGAGCAAAGAATGGGAAAACTATACAG GTGGATAACACTGATGCTGAGGGTCGTTTGATACTGGCTGATGCCCTTTGCTATGCACATGAATTCCAACCCAAAGCTCTTGTAAATGCTGCAACTTTAACAG GGGCTATGGATGTTGCCTTGGGGTCAGCAGCGACTGGAGTTTTTACCAACTCTGACTGGTTGTGGGAACGCCTTAAACAA GCTAGTATTGTGACTGGAGATCGTGTGTGGAGGATGCCACTTTTTCAACATTACACCAGACAAGTCACAGAATCACAACTAGCAGACCTGAATAACATTGGCAAATACAG CAGGTCTGGTGGAGCATGTACAGCTGCAGCTTTCCTTCGAGAATTTGTAACGGTACCTCACTGGGCTCATCTTGACATAGCTGGTGTAATGTCAAACAAAGATGAAGTTCCTTATCTGCGCAAGGGAATGGCAGGAAGACCAACACGAACATTAGTGGAATTTGCAGTCTCCCTGAGCCAAGAAGATCAGAAATCATAA